The DNA segment CAGGCCGCGCCGTGCGCCCATTGCAGGCGCGGAATGCCGCTGGCGCGTCCGCGTGCTGCGAGCGTGGCAACATCGGTGCGCTGCGCCTGCTTCCAGGACTCGTCGTAGCGACCCAGGACGAGGCGCTGGTCCGCGCCATCGCCCTCCTCCAGCCAACTGACGAACACATGCCCGTCGCCTCGTACCAGCCCGAGGCGGCCCAGCACCTGCGGCCCCTTCGCGAGCGTGACGGGTGCGCCGAACGTATCGCCGGCATCCTGCGAGCGCGCCGCGCGCACCTCCGGCATGCCGTCGGCTTCGGTGTACCAGGCCACCCAGACCGACGACCCATTGGCCACGACCATCGGGCCGTTCACCGGACACCCCGCGATCTCCCAGCCGTCGGCATGGACGTCGCGCGGCGGCGTCCACGCGGTTCCGTCAAAGCGGACGAGGCGGGTGTCGCGGATCTCGCCCGTCGTGCGACCTCTGTAAACCACAACGGTGCCGCGATCCGTCACGGCGGACGAGGTCGTGCAACAGTCGCAGGTGGACGCATCCAGCGCCCACTCGGCCTGTTGCTGCACATGGGCGTCGTACAGCGCAGCGCGCAGCATCATGGGCGCGCCTCCCCCATGATCGTGTCCGCCGTCGTCGTGCCCCGCATGACCCGCTGCCGCCTTCTGGCGGCTGTCCAGCCAGGCAATGCCCAAGCGATCGCGCGCATGCGGCCAGAACGTCACGAATCCATGGTCGCCACGCGTCGGCGGATGCACCAGCTGAGGGGCGCTCCAGGCGCTTCCGCCCGTTTCCGACCTCACCAATGCGATGCCGTAGTCCATCGGATCGGGGCCGGTGCGGCGCAACCAATGCGCCCACAGCGAGCCGTCCTGCAACGCGAACACATGGGGCGTGTCGGCCCAGTTGCGGAAAAGATCATCGCCTTCGGCAATCGTCGCCGGCGACGACCAGGCGCCCTGATGCGCCTTCGCATCCCATCGACTGACCCGGAAGCGCTGCTGCGTTCCCTCGGCGGGTTCGAGCCAGCTCAGCAACAGCCCACCCTCTGGCGTGGCCACGAGATCCGGCTGCGCAGCGCCCTCCGCCACCGGCAGCGCCCAGGCATGCACGGTGCCTTGCGACGCGGACGGCGCGGTCGCAACGGGCGCATCCGCAGGCGTACAACCGGCGACGACCAGAGCCATCAGCCACGGCGCCACCCAGCAACGCCATCCGGACGAACGAAGAGGCATCGGCATGCAGCGGTTCCGGGCGACAGGAGACCGCCATTCCACCATGGATTCCACATGGGCGGCGGCATCGGCGGCCAGCGTTTATCCTTGCGGCATGACGGACACGGCCCGCGACATCCTTACGCCCAGCCAGCTGAACGCGCTCGCGCGCAACCTGCTGGAAGACACCTTCCCGCTGATCTGGGTGGAAGGCGAGTTGGGGAACGTCACGCGGCCGGCGTCGGGGCACCTGTACTTCACCCTGAAAGACGCGCGCGCCCAAGTGAAGTGCGCCATGTTCAAACCGAAGAGCCAGTGGCTGAAGTTCGCGCCGCGCGAAGGCCTGGGCGTACTCGCGCGCGGACGGCTGACGCTGTACGAAGCGCGCGGCGACTACCAGTTGGTCGTCGACCACATGGAAGAGGCCGGCGAAGGCGCGTTGCGGCGCGCGTTCGAGGAATTGAAGGCGAGGCTCACCGCCGAGGGCCTGTTCGATGCCGACCGGAAGCGCCCGCTACCCGCGCATGTGCGGCGCCTTGCCGTGCTCACGTCGCCGACCGGCGCGGCCGTGCGCGACGTCCTGAGCGTCCTGCAGCGGCGCTACCCCTTGCTGGAGGTCGACGTGCTACCCGTGCAGGTGCAAGGCGAAACCGCCGCGGCGCAGATCGTCGAGATGCTGCAGCGCGCGGGACGCAGCGGCCGCTATGACGTGCTGCTGATAACGCGCGGCGGCGGCTCGCTGGAAGACCTGTGGGCCTTCAACGACGAGCGTCTGGCGCGCGCAATCGCGGCCTCACCGGTGCCGGTGGTGTCCGCCGTCGGCCACGAGACCGACTTCAGCCTGGCCGACTTCGCCGCCGACCTACGCGCGCCCACGCCGTCGGTCGCCGCCGAATTGCTGGTGCCGGACCGCCGCGACCTGCTCGCACGCGTGCGGATGCTGCACAGCCGACTCGCGAGCACGCAGGCCCATCGCCTGCGCAACGCTATGCAACGCGCCGATCGCGCGGCGCTGCGCTTGAACGCACAACGTCCGCAAGCGCGCTTGGCGATGCTCGGCCAACGCCAGGATGCGGCCGTGCGACGCTTGCATGCACTGTGGCAGGCGCGTCGGGCCCGCCACCTGGCGAGTCTGCGCCACGCCGAAGCGATCCTGCGCGCACACGCCCCGCAGCGCCGCCTTGAACAGTTGCGCGCGCGTCTGCTGGCCCTCGCACCACGTCCGCAAGCGTTGGTGGCGCGCACGCTGCAACGCGACGCCCTGCGCCTGCGTGCCCTCGCCCGCTCGCTGGAAGCCGTCAGCCCCCTCGCTACCGTCGCACGCGGGTATTCGCTGGTGACGAAGGAAGACGGAACCCTGGTGCGGTCGGTGGCGCAGGTGCAGGCCGGCGACCAGGTCTCCGCGCGCCTTGCCGACGGCCATGTGTCGCTGCAGGTGCTCTCGACGCACGCGACGCCTACTTCGAAAGACCTGTGATCGCCGCGAGGGCACGCGCGATCCCCGGTTAACCCCACTCCTTAAGCCCGGGCGTTCGACCTTCCGTACCCACCACGGAGTCACGCCATGTCGCACCGCCGCCTGACCTTCACCCTGCTCGCCGTCGCCATCCTCGCCGGCTGCAACTCGAACCCCACCGCGCAGCAGGTTCCCGCCGGGAAAACGGACACCCCCTCATCGCCAACGGAGGCCGTGGTCGCCGAAGCGGCGGCGGACGCCGCGGCAGCCGCGACCGCCGCAAGCTCGGAAGCCGAGCGCCGCGAGCGCGCGACGCTCGACAGCGTCGTCGTCACCGGCGCACGCCTTTCGCGTCAGGAAAAGGCCGCCGTGGCCGCACCGCCGGCGTATGCCTATGCGCCTCCGCCCCCACACGCTCCTGCCTCGGTGGGCTACCTCCAGGGCAATGCCATCGGTGGCGTGGCCGCTTATCCACAGGCGCAACCCGCCAATACCGAGAAGTACGCCGAACGCGACGACAATCCCGTGCGGCGCACGCTGGACGAGCCGGTCTCGACGTTCTCCGTCGACGTGGACACGGGCAGCTACAGCAACGTGCGCCGCATGTTGCGCGATGGGCAGCGGCCGCCTTCCGATGCGGTCCGCGCTGAGGAGTTCATCAACTATTTCCGCTACGGCCATGCCGCGCCCATGGATCGCAGCCGCCCGTTCCGCGTGACCACCGAACTGGCGCCCGCGCCGTGGAACGCCAAGCGCCAGGTGCTGATGGTCGGCATCAAGGGCTACGACGTGCCGAAGGCGACGCTGCCGGCATCGAACCTGGTCTTCCTGCTCGACACCTCCGGTTCGATGGAATCGCTGGACAAGCTACCGCTGCTGAAGCAGTCCTTCGCCCAGCTGGTGCCGCAGCTGCGTGCGCAGGACCGCGTCAGCATCGTGGTCTATGCGGGCTCCGCAGGCCTGGTGCTGCCGCCGACGCCGGGCGATCGCCACGACGAGATCCTCGCCGCGCTGGACCGCCTCCAGGCCGGCGGCAGCACCAACGGCGGCGATGGCATCCGCTTGGCCTATGCGATGGCCAAGCAGGCCTACGTGCCCAATGGCGTCAATCGCGTCATCCTGGCGACCGATGGCGACTTCAATGTCGGGACCATCAGCCAGGACGCGCTGGAAACGATGGTGGCGGACCAGCGAAAGTCGGGCATCGCGCTGACCACGCTGGGTTTCGGCACCGGCAACTACAACGACGCGCTGGCCGAGAAGTTGGCCGACGTCGGCGATGGCAACCATGCCTACATCGACACGCTGCAGGAAGGCCGCAAGGTGCTGGTCGAAGAGATGCAGTCCACCCTGCTGACCATCGCGCGCGACGTGAAGATCCAGGTGGAGTTCAATCCGGCCGTGGTCGCCGAGTACCGCCTGATCGGGTACGAAAACCGCGTGCTGGCGAACGAGGACTTCGCCAACGACAAGGTGGACGCCGGTGATATCGGTGCAGGCCACGAGGTGACGGCCCTGTACGAAATTACCCCGGTCGATTCCGGTGCAGATCGCCTGCCGGCGCTGCGTTATGGCGGCAAGACCGTAGCGGCCGGCGCGGCCACCGGCGAGGTCGCCCATCTGCGCCTGCGCTACAAACTACCGGGCCAGGACGCCAGTCGCCTGATCGAAGCACCAATCGCACGCGATTCACTGACGACGCAACCCACCGATGCCTTCCGCTTCGCCACCGCCGTGGCCGCGTATGCCGACCTGCTGCGCGGCGGCCAGCGCATCGACGGCTGGGCCTGGAACGACGTGGCGCGCACTGCCCGTGCGGCGACGGGGCGCGATCCCTACGGACTGAAGGCAGAGTTCGTGGGCATGATCGACCAGGCACACCGCCTTGTCGCCGCCCAGACGGATGCGCCGGCGATTGCCGGCGAGTGATCGTGGTCCATGCGGATGCGGCAGGGACGCCGCTCCGCAACCTGGATGCGCGGCCGATCAGGCCGCGTCGATCGTGGTGGCCTGGTCCAGGCTCGCGGCGGGCCGGCCGAGCAGGTAGCCCTGCCCCAGGTGGCAGCCCAGTTCCACGAGCGATTGGCGCTGCTCTTCGGTTTCCACGCCTTCGGCGATGGTTTCGATGCCCAGCGTACCGGCCAGCGCAAGGATCGCGCGCACCAAGGCCAGGCTTTCGGGTCGCGCTTCGTTGCCCAGCCCGGAGACGAAACTGCGGTCGATCTTGAGCACCGAGATGGGGAAGCGATGCAGGTACGACAGCGCCGAAAAGCCGGTGCCGAAGTCGTCCAGTTGCGCAAGGATGCCGTGCTGGCGCAGCGTGCGCAGGATGCGCAACGTCCGGGGCGCGTCATCAAGCAGCGCCACCTCGGTGATCTCCAGGCGTAGTTGCGACGGGTCGGCGCCCTGCGCCTCGAACATGGCCAGCAGGCGGTCGGCGAAATCCGGCGAACGGAAATGCCGCGGCGACACGTTGACCGAGATGTAGCCCTCCACGCCACGCGCGATCTGCCGCACGACCTGTTCGTAAAGCAGCCAGTCGACCTGTTCGATCAGTCCGCTGTCCTCGCCCAGCCCGATGAATTCCGCCGGCAGCAGCAGGCCACGACGCTCGTGCTGCCAGCGCAGCAGCGCTTCGTGCCCGATCACGCGACCATCGTCCATCCGGCGGATGGGCTGGTAGAACGGCAGGAAATCGCGGTTGTTGATGGCGCGCCGCAGATCGGCTTCCAGGTCCAGGCTCTGCATCGCGGCTTCGCGCATCGCCTCGTCGAACAGCGCGGAGCGGTCGCGCCCCTGCTCCTTCGCGCGGTACATCGCCGCGTCGGCGTCGCGCAGCAGTTCCTCGCCATTGCGGTAGCGGGGATGCCAGAGCGCGATGCCCAAACTGGCGGACGGGAACAATTCGCGCCCTGCCACCCACATTGGCCGACCCAGCGCCGCGAGCAGGCGCTGGGCGAAATCGCGCACGTTCTCGACACCGTCGGCGTACTCGACCAGCAGGGCGAACTCGTCGCCGCCGAGTCGCGCGACCACGTCGTCGCCGCGCACGCTCATGGTGATGCGGCGCGCGACTTCGACCAATAGTTCGTCGCCAGCCGCATGCCCCATGCTGTCGTTGACGAGCTTGAACCGGTCCAGGTCGAGGAACAGCACCGCGAACGCCTGCCCGTCCCCATGGCGCGCGCGTTCGATCGCCGCCGACAGACGGTCGAGCAGGTGCGGCCGGTTCGGCAAGCCGGTCAGCGCGTCATGCGTGGCCTGATAGGTGAGCTGCTGTTCAGCGCGCAGGCGTTCGCTGATCTGCCCGCGCAACTGGTGATTGGCTTCGTTGAGCTCGCGCGTGCGTTCCTCCACCCGGCGTTCCAGGTCCGCGTGCGCACTGCGCAGTCTGTCCTGGGTCAGCTGACGGTCCAGGCCGTTGCCGATGTGGTGGGCGACGAAGGTCAGCAGGTTCTGGTCGTGCGACGTGAATTTCACTTCGTCGGAGTAACTCTGCACCACCACCGTACCGACGACATCCTCGCCGCGGAACAGCGGCACGCCCAGCCAGCTGTGCGCAGGCGGCCCGTGCTGTAACACCTTGCCCGCCTCGGCCAGCTGCCCGATCACTTCGCGGTCCGCGAGCAGCGGACGGCCGGTGGCGACGACGTACTCCGTCAGGCCGTTGGTCATCCGGCGCGCCTTGCGCATCGGGTCGCGTTCGTCGATGGAGTACGGGAAGTTGAGCTCTTCGCCATCGTCCGAGATCAGCGCGATGTAGAAGTTGCGGGCATTGATGAGTTCGTCCACCACCACATGCACGTCGGCGTAGAAGCGCTCCAGGCTATCGGAGGTGATCGCCAGTTCGGTGATGCGGAACAGTGCGCGCTGCAGTTTCTCCGCCCGCTTGCGCTCCATGATCTCCGCCTGCAGTTCGCGGTTGGCGCGCTGCAGTTCGTGAGTGCGGACCGCCACGCGGTGCTCCAGCTCCACGTGGGCATGCTTGCGGTCCAGCGCCGTCAGGATGTGCTGGGCCACGTAGCCCAGCAGGGCGCGGTCTTCATCGGCATAGCTGGCAGGTGTGTCGTAGCTCTGCACGACGATGGCGCCGCAGACACGGTCGTCGCGCCGCATCGGCACGCCCAGCCAGTCCAGGCTGTCGGGGCCATGCGAGGGGTCGCGGACGACGCCCAGTTTCTGCCGGATCACTGCCGACGGACCACGCAGCGGCTGCCCATGGCGCAGCAGCGCGAAGGTCATGCTGTTGGCCATCTCTTCTTCGCCGAACTCGCGCTCCGGCTCGGCGATGTACGGGTCGCGCTGGTCCGCGAAGTACAGGAAACGGACGGTGCGACGCTGGTCGTCGTAGAGGACGATGTAGCAGTTCTCCGCGTACATCAGCGAATTCACCACCGCGTGGATGCGACGGAGCATCTCCGGCATCTCGAGGTCAGCACCGGCCAGGTCGGCGATCTCGTACAGCGCCTGCTGCAGGCGCTTGGATTTCTCCAACGAGACGATGCGCGCCTGCGCGCGCGACGCATCCAGTGTGGTCACCAGCAAGGTGCGGGCAAGCAGGAGCCAGGATTCTTCCTCCACCATCGAGAGCGGAGTCGGTAACGCCACAGCGAGGGCGACCCGCGCGTTGCCGTCGGCGTTGTCCCAGGCATGCACGCGCAGGTCGGGACCGTCGTGTTCGACGATCGCCTCGGCCAGTGCATGCTCGGCGCGCCGCCGGAGCATGGCGGAGGCGCCCGGTGTGGCGCCGGCTCCGTTGCCCAGCGCCCAGTCCCGCCAGCAGACCGCCAGCTCCGCGCCTGCCGGCAGCAGCCCACGCAGGATCGACGCGATCCGCTCAGCGGGCGACGCGGGCGTACTGGCCGGATTGTCTGCGCTGATCGATGGCGTAGGCATGACCGTGTCCCGACAGAGACGGTGCAAGTATCTGGATATCCCCCGGCGAGCATACCGCCTGCCGCCCCCTGAACGGAAACCGCGCCACAACCCCATCCCGGCCCGCGAGGCGTTCACCCTTCATGTGTGCAAGACGCTCGCCAGCGCCA comes from the Pseudoxanthomonas sp. YR558 genome and includes:
- a CDS encoding VWA domain-containing protein: MSHRRLTFTLLAVAILAGCNSNPTAQQVPAGKTDTPSSPTEAVVAEAAADAAAAATAASSEAERRERATLDSVVVTGARLSRQEKAAVAAPPAYAYAPPPPHAPASVGYLQGNAIGGVAAYPQAQPANTEKYAERDDNPVRRTLDEPVSTFSVDVDTGSYSNVRRMLRDGQRPPSDAVRAEEFINYFRYGHAAPMDRSRPFRVTTELAPAPWNAKRQVLMVGIKGYDVPKATLPASNLVFLLDTSGSMESLDKLPLLKQSFAQLVPQLRAQDRVSIVVYAGSAGLVLPPTPGDRHDEILAALDRLQAGGSTNGGDGIRLAYAMAKQAYVPNGVNRVILATDGDFNVGTISQDALETMVADQRKSGIALTTLGFGTGNYNDALAEKLADVGDGNHAYIDTLQEGRKVLVEEMQSTLLTIARDVKIQVEFNPAVVAEYRLIGYENRVLANEDFANDKVDAGDIGAGHEVTALYEITPVDSGADRLPALRYGGKTVAAGAATGEVAHLRLRYKLPGQDASRLIEAPIARDSLTTQPTDAFRFATAVAAYADLLRGGQRIDGWAWNDVARTARAATGRDPYGLKAEFVGMIDQAHRLVAAQTDAPAIAGE
- the xseA gene encoding exodeoxyribonuclease VII large subunit — encoded protein: MTDTARDILTPSQLNALARNLLEDTFPLIWVEGELGNVTRPASGHLYFTLKDARAQVKCAMFKPKSQWLKFAPREGLGVLARGRLTLYEARGDYQLVVDHMEEAGEGALRRAFEELKARLTAEGLFDADRKRPLPAHVRRLAVLTSPTGAAVRDVLSVLQRRYPLLEVDVLPVQVQGETAAAQIVEMLQRAGRSGRYDVLLITRGGGSLEDLWAFNDERLARAIAASPVPVVSAVGHETDFSLADFAADLRAPTPSVAAELLVPDRRDLLARVRMLHSRLASTQAHRLRNAMQRADRAALRLNAQRPQARLAMLGQRQDAAVRRLHALWQARRARHLASLRHAEAILRAHAPQRRLEQLRARLLALAPRPQALVARTLQRDALRLRALARSLEAVSPLATVARGYSLVTKEDGTLVRSVAQVQAGDQVSARLADGHVSLQVLSTHATPTSKDL
- a CDS encoding EAL domain-containing protein, which encodes MPTPSISADNPASTPASPAERIASILRGLLPAGAELAVCWRDWALGNGAGATPGASAMLRRRAEHALAEAIVEHDGPDLRVHAWDNADGNARVALAVALPTPLSMVEEESWLLLARTLLVTTLDASRAQARIVSLEKSKRLQQALYEIADLAGADLEMPEMLRRIHAVVNSLMYAENCYIVLYDDQRRTVRFLYFADQRDPYIAEPEREFGEEEMANSMTFALLRHGQPLRGPSAVIRQKLGVVRDPSHGPDSLDWLGVPMRRDDRVCGAIVVQSYDTPASYADEDRALLGYVAQHILTALDRKHAHVELEHRVAVRTHELQRANRELQAEIMERKRAEKLQRALFRITELAITSDSLERFYADVHVVVDELINARNFYIALISDDGEELNFPYSIDERDPMRKARRMTNGLTEYVVATGRPLLADREVIGQLAEAGKVLQHGPPAHSWLGVPLFRGEDVVGTVVVQSYSDEVKFTSHDQNLLTFVAHHIGNGLDRQLTQDRLRSAHADLERRVEERTRELNEANHQLRGQISERLRAEQQLTYQATHDALTGLPNRPHLLDRLSAAIERARHGDGQAFAVLFLDLDRFKLVNDSMGHAAGDELLVEVARRITMSVRGDDVVARLGGDEFALLVEYADGVENVRDFAQRLLAALGRPMWVAGRELFPSASLGIALWHPRYRNGEELLRDADAAMYRAKEQGRDRSALFDEAMREAAMQSLDLEADLRRAINNRDFLPFYQPIRRMDDGRVIGHEALLRWQHERRGLLLPAEFIGLGEDSGLIEQVDWLLYEQVVRQIARGVEGYISVNVSPRHFRSPDFADRLLAMFEAQGADPSQLRLEITEVALLDDAPRTLRILRTLRQHGILAQLDDFGTGFSALSYLHRFPISVLKIDRSFVSGLGNEARPESLALVRAILALAGTLGIETIAEGVETEEQRQSLVELGCHLGQGYLLGRPAASLDQATTIDAA